The genomic region GTTGGTAGGGGGTTCGGTTTCCAGTAATCGTTCTGGCTACAGTTTCGCCCATGATCCTGCCGGTGTACCATACAGCCTCCACCGATTTTCGTTCTCCTATGGCTTTTCTCTGTTGTGCACAATCACCAATCGCGTAGACATCTGGAATACTGGTTTCGAGAAATTTGTTCACGAGAATGCCTTTTTCGGTTTCAATTTCCAGGTTTTCAAGAAAGTTGATATTAGGTTTTACACCTGCGCAAAGACCAACAAATTCGCAATTGATCTCTTCCCCAGATTTGGTTCTAATAGCGCGAACGTTGCCATGTTCATCCCCAAGAATTTCCTCAAGTTCTGTTTCGTGCCGAAGGTCTATTCCATGCGCCAGGATATGCTGAGATATCATCTTTGCATCCTGTGGTGGCAATACGCCGCTCCAAAAGCCTTTTTCTCTCACCAGTAAAGTCACCGGAATCTTTCGTGTATGCAGCATTTCTGCCAGTTCCACGCCAATGAGTCCGCCACCAATAACAACCGCCTGTTTGATACTGGAGGTTCTTTCCTCCAGTTTTTCCAGGTCTTGTTTGGTGACCATTCCCTGCACGCCATTGAGATTTTCTCCGAGCCAGCCAAAGCGGTTTGGTAAGGAACCGGTAGCCAGAATAAGCTTGTCGTAGTGCAATGTTTCTCCGGAAGAAAAAGTGAGTTCTTTATTTTGAAAATCGATGTGATCAACCCAGGCTTTCTTAAGTTCTATTCGATTCTTTTCCCAGAACCAGTCTTCATAAGGCTTTAGATGGCCCCATTTCATATGTCCCATATAGACATACATTAAAGCGGTACGTGAGAAAAAATAGTCAGATTCCCCGGAAATTACGGTGATCTTGCAGTCTGAAGCTTTTCTAATATGCCGGGCAGCAGTGATACCAGCAATTCCATTTCCAATGATAACGATATGCTCCATTTATTTTTATAATTTGCTACAGGCCAGAATATACTTAGTAAAGTAAGCTGAAAATAACTACAAACCCAATTATACTACTCAATAATCGCTCAATCATGCAGTGGAAATCGGCACTCCTCATAATTCAGATCTTTCTAATGGTCGGTTTACTAACAGCGTCCTGTCAAACAAATCAACGATCACCTAAAATGAATGGTATTAGCCTGGTGGCTTCACGAGACTCTATTCTTGATACTGAAGTTAACTATGTCGTTGAAACTGAAGCCAATTACATTGCCCTCATGCCCTTTGGTTTTCTACCGGACAGCCAAGAACCTCAACTAAAATTTAACATTAATCGGCAGTGGTTTGGAGAACGCAAGGAAGGTATTGAGCATACTATCTCAAAATTAAAAGAACGTAAGCTAAAGATCATGGTTAAGCCACAGATCTGGATTAGGAATGGTGCATTCACCGGGGATCTTGAATTTGAAACTGAAGAAGACTGGAAGCAATTTGAAGATTCTTATGCTAAATTTATTCTTTTATATGCTGAAATTTCAGAAGAACTCGATGTGGAGTTATTCTGTATTGGAACCGAACTTTTCAATTTTGTAAGCAACAGACCCGACTTCTGGAAAAACCTGATTTCCGAAGTAAGAAAAATATATAGCGGGCAGATCACTTATGCTGAAAACTGGGATAAATTTGATCAAACTACGATATGGGATGAACTGGATTATATTGGCGTGGACGCTTACTTTCCTCTAAGTGACGAAGCTTCACCCGATATTGATCAAATAAAAGAAGGCTGGGAACCTCATCTTAGTTCACTCGAATCTGTGTCTGATAAATTTCAGAAGCAGATAATTTTTACAGAATTTGGATATAGAAGTATTGACCATGCCTTAAAAACGCCATGGAATCCTGAACGGGAACATCCCGGTCTTAATTTAAAGTTACAGGCGAACGCATATAAAGTCCTTTTTGAACAGGTATGGTCTAGAGAATGGTTCGCAGGTGGTTTTCTTTGGAAATGGCATCAGTCCACGAAGAGTGGCGGACTCGAAAATTCCAGGTTTACACCGCAAAATAAACCGGCAGAAAAGGAGCTGAAAAGCTTTTATGGCAGCTTCAGGAATTAATCCGTTTGCAATAATGAGAGCGTAGATCTTCAGCAGTAGCACCAAATCTTCTTTTCCAGTAGATCTCGAGGAATAGCTTTTGTGTTTTCCAGACACCCATGCGCTCGTATAAACGTGCAGAAGTTGTAAGCCACTTCCGTATCACGGTAAATGATCCATGCGCATACAGGCGTTTTATAAATTCGTTGTCCTCGTAAACCGTATAACTTTCATCAAAACCGCTAAGGGAATAAAACAGATCTTTGGTTACGAACAGGGATTGATCTCCACCTCTACAGGATAGATGATTAAATTTTGTGAAATGCCCCATCAAGTTCAACCACCAGTGATCCTTGTCAAATCGCATTTGAAAACAACCACAATCAAATCCTTTCCGGACCACTTTCATTATATATTCATCAAAATTTTCTGGGGGGTAACTATCGGCATGCAGGAAATACAGCAGTTCACCATTTGCATTTTTTGCACCATAATTCATTTGAACTGCCCGGCCTTTATCAGAAAGATAATAGATAACCTTTGGGTTTTCGATGGCAAGACGGGAAGTTTCATCTGTACTTCCACCATCGACAACAAGAATTTCCCGTATATAAGTAGAAGAAGCAGTTTCCAGGTATTTTAGCAAAGCTGGAAGCTGCTTCTCTTCATTATAGACCGGGATAATTATACTTATCACAGAACTTATTTTGCTTCATTCAGGTTCCAGTCGTAGTTCTTATAGTCTACCTGGGCATTCGAGTTGATCTTTACTTCCGAATATTGATTTATGTATTCGATCAAAGATCCGTTTTCCATAAAATCATTCTTGTACCAATCAAAGATCGATGAAAGCTTCAGGCTGGAAGCGGAGATATCATTCTTATCTGAATTGATAAATTCATTTGTAGCCTTCTCCAGTTGTTTTTCAATATTCTCACTGGTATAAGCTTCATTGATAAGTTTTGGACAGCTTATAGACGCACAATTGATTGCAAAGTGTATCCTTGGCTCATCCATTTTTCGTAACAGACTATTTTCAATTCCACCCAATGAAATTTCCTTGTCTCCAATTTTGACAAACTCTTTTGTCCATGCTCCGGAAATATCCTTAATACTCTTCGTGGGATAATTCCGAAGAATAAGATCGACTGTATATGCATTATATAGATTTATATAATATGCCAGAAGTTGATCACGATTCCAGGTATCATCTGGCTGCATGGAAGAAAGCATCTTTAAATATTTATCAAGTGCTGGCCGGTCTTTCTGAAAACCTTTATAATCTACCATTCCGTCTTCATCCACATGTCTTTTCAATAGTTGATCCCAGCCAGAATGATCTACTTTGTCCTCTGCAGCTGCAGAAGTATTTGCAGAATCTGGTGTAGGCAATCCTTTACTATTGAAGCCTGCACTCGAAATAAGGTTACAGGATTGACAAATAAATGCCCCTGAGACCAGGATCAAAAAACTTAAAAATACCTTCTTCATAATTTTGTTTTTTTAACTAGCAACAGCCACCACCATCGTAATGCCAGGTGGACTCACTTATGTAAATATCATCTCTTTGAAGATCTGCCAGTGCACCTGCAGTTTTATCACAAATTGCAATTGGCTGATTCTTCAATAAAATATGCCCTTTTTGATCATCAAAATGATCTTCATCTCCATAATAGATCGCAGCTTTTCCAGTAAAGATGCACGGCCCATCTTCAGGCATAGGATCTTTGATCGCCGCTACTTCAATAGATTCGATATAGATCAATTCATCTGTAGGATAATTTTTGGGATCCAGAATTCTGTAAGGCTTTCTGGCTCTGATCTCGATAGTTCCAAAGCCGGCATCGGTTAATGCTTTTACGTAATCCTTGATGCTCAAGCTTCCGGAAAGACAAAGCGCTCTTAAGCGTTCGTCATTTCTTAGCTCATCGTTCATTTCCTGTTCACAGGTTGGATCACTCATTACAAGTCTTCCATGTGGCTTCAGTACCCGGTACATTTCCTTCAAAGCCTGAGTAAGCTCTTCAGTTTTAAAAATATTGAAAAGACAGTTCTGTGCGGCAACATCTATAGAGTTATCTTCAACCGGCAATGCCGTAGCATC from Christiangramia sp. OXR-203 harbors:
- a CDS encoding TIGR04283 family arsenosugar biosynthesis glycosyltransferase, whose amino-acid sequence is MISIIIPVYNEEKQLPALLKYLETASSTYIREILVVDGGSTDETSRLAIENPKVIYYLSDKGRAVQMNYGAKNANGELLYFLHADSYPPENFDEYIMKVVRKGFDCGCFQMRFDKDHWWLNLMGHFTKFNHLSCRGGDQSLFVTKDLFYSLSGFDESYTVYEDNEFIKRLYAHGSFTVIRKWLTTSARLYERMGVWKTQKLFLEIYWKRRFGATAEDLRSHYCKRINS
- a CDS encoding glycoside hydrolase family 113; the encoded protein is MVGLLTASCQTNQRSPKMNGISLVASRDSILDTEVNYVVETEANYIALMPFGFLPDSQEPQLKFNINRQWFGERKEGIEHTISKLKERKLKIMVKPQIWIRNGAFTGDLEFETEEDWKQFEDSYAKFILLYAEISEELDVELFCIGTELFNFVSNRPDFWKNLISEVRKIYSGQITYAENWDKFDQTTIWDELDYIGVDAYFPLSDEASPDIDQIKEGWEPHLSSLESVSDKFQKQIIFTEFGYRSIDHALKTPWNPEREHPGLNLKLQANAYKVLFEQVWSREWFAGGFLWKWHQSTKSGGLENSRFTPQNKPAEKELKSFYGSFRN
- a CDS encoding DUF547 domain-containing protein, with the protein product MKKVFLSFLILVSGAFICQSCNLISSAGFNSKGLPTPDSANTSAAAEDKVDHSGWDQLLKRHVDEDGMVDYKGFQKDRPALDKYLKMLSSMQPDDTWNRDQLLAYYINLYNAYTVDLILRNYPTKSIKDISGAWTKEFVKIGDKEISLGGIENSLLRKMDEPRIHFAINCASISCPKLINEAYTSENIEKQLEKATNEFINSDKNDISASSLKLSSIFDWYKNDFMENGSLIEYINQYSEVKINSNAQVDYKNYDWNLNEAK
- a CDS encoding FAD/NAD(P)-binding oxidoreductase — protein: MEHIVIIGNGIAGITAARHIRKASDCKITVISGESDYFFSRTALMYVYMGHMKWGHLKPYEDWFWEKNRIELKKAWVDHIDFQNKELTFSSGETLHYDKLILATGSLPNRFGWLGENLNGVQGMVTKQDLEKLEERTSSIKQAVVIGGGLIGVELAEMLHTRKIPVTLLVREKGFWSGVLPPQDAKMISQHILAHGIDLRHETELEEILGDEHGNVRAIRTKSGEEINCEFVGLCAGVKPNINFLENLEIETEKGILVNKFLETSIPDVYAIGDCAQQRKAIGERKSVEAVWYTGRIMGETVARTITGNRTPYQPGNWFNSAKFFDIEYQTYGWVFNKPGVNEQHFHWQHESGEKAITIAFDTESGKFKGINTFGIRMRQEVFDKWLNEGKTINHVLSNLKAANFDPEFYEHHEAEIFKSFKNNLQST
- the arsM gene encoding arsenosugar biosynthesis arsenite methyltransferase ArsM, translating into MSYLEITKDVYREAALTPDVGLCCTTNPIWELPGLKIPKIMQEMNYGCGSTVHARDLTNNPRTLYVGVGGGMELLQFAYFSRMKSGVVGVDVVDEMLEASRKNFVEAEVQNPWFKSEFVDLRKGDATALPVEDNSIDVAAQNCLFNIFKTEELTQALKEMYRVLKPHGRLVMSDPTCEQEMNDELRNDERLRALCLSGSLSIKDYVKALTDAGFGTIEIRARKPYRILDPKNYPTDELIYIESIEVAAIKDPMPEDGPCIFTGKAAIYYGDEDHFDDQKGHILLKNQPIAICDKTAGALADLQRDDIYISESTWHYDGGGCC